One Sulfolobus sp. S-194 DNA segment encodes these proteins:
- a CDS encoding HEPN domain-containing protein, translating to MVAKWFEKSDKDKEVAYLLLDKGYYPEACFHAVMAVELRLKGILVQTTGGIIYTHSIKRLLEEVAKIKNFQLNDKILDCANYLSLMYLGSRYPEEEIIDLDRSEGEKCVRCMETILSIF from the coding sequence ATTGTGGCAAAGTGGTTCGAAAAAAGTGATAAAGATAAAGAGGTAGCTTATCTTCTTCTCGATAAAGGTTATTATCCTGAAGCTTGTTTTCATGCCGTCATGGCTGTAGAGCTGCGATTAAAAGGTATCTTAGTCCAAACCACTGGAGGAATAATTTATACACATTCAATAAAGAGACTATTGGAGGAGGTAGCAAAAATTAAAAATTTCCAATTAAATGATAAAATACTTGATTGTGCTAATTATCTCTCCCTTATGTATTTAGGCTCTAGGTATCCGGAAGAAGAAATAATAGATCTGGATAGAAGTGAGGGTGAGAAGTGTGTCAGATGCATGGAAACAATCCTCTCTATTTTCTGA
- a CDS encoding mannonate dehydratase, producing the protein MDKVPKIRIAEILVESSPTPFWGILKQIGVDEATGILPRWYPDWRQWRVDNPWDYASLSNYKRMIEESGFKLTVIEDNPPMDKIIYGLPGKEEQLENVAKLIENMGKLRIPIWCYNWIPDGWLRTKTALAGRGGALVSGFDEDDLKDAPPPKLGKIDKATLWKNLREFLNFILPIAEDSDVKLAIHPDDPPLDEIRGVARIMNSVEAFDKLIEEFPSEYNGITFDHSIFSLMTDDLISVVRHFLEKGRIFFVHFREVKGNKGKFEEVFIDEGVTRQFEEMREYIKHGFYGPFRVDHTPTLLGDTMQLSVPGYSILGRIHAIGYLQGLFRAAAESLGYYQ; encoded by the coding sequence ATGGATAAAGTTCCTAAGATCCGTATAGCAGAAATATTAGTAGAAAGTTCTCCTACGCCGTTCTGGGGTATTTTAAAACAAATAGGGGTTGATGAAGCTACTGGAATACTACCTAGATGGTATCCAGACTGGAGACAGTGGAGAGTAGATAACCCTTGGGATTACGCTTCATTATCTAACTATAAAAGAATGATAGAAGAGTCAGGGTTTAAACTAACTGTCATTGAGGATAATCCACCAATGGATAAAATAATATACGGTTTACCGGGTAAGGAAGAACAGTTAGAAAATGTAGCTAAGTTAATTGAGAATATGGGGAAGTTAAGGATTCCGATATGGTGTTATAATTGGATTCCGGACGGTTGGCTTAGAACAAAGACAGCTCTAGCGGGTAGGGGTGGAGCATTAGTGTCAGGTTTTGATGAGGATGATTTAAAAGACGCACCTCCTCCAAAGCTGGGTAAAATTGATAAGGCTACACTCTGGAAGAATTTGAGGGAATTCCTTAACTTCATACTCCCAATAGCTGAGGATTCTGACGTAAAATTGGCAATTCACCCAGATGATCCACCTCTAGATGAAATCAGGGGAGTTGCTAGGATAATGAATAGTGTAGAGGCATTTGATAAACTGATAGAGGAATTTCCGAGCGAATACAACGGAATAACATTTGACCATTCAATTTTTTCACTAATGACTGATGATCTAATATCTGTAGTTAGGCACTTTTTGGAGAAGGGTAGGATATTCTTTGTTCACTTTAGGGAGGTTAAAGGGAACAAAGGTAAATTTGAGGAAGTATTTATTGATGAGGGTGTTACAAGGCAGTTTGAGGAAATGAGGGAATATATAAAGCACGGGTTTTATGGACCCTTTAGAGTAGACCATACTCCTACACTATTAGGAGATACAATGCAATTATCTGTACCAGGATATTCAATATTAGGTAGGATTCATGCAATAGGCTATCTTCAAGGGTTATTTAGAGCGGCGGCTGAAAGCCTAGGCTATTATCAATGA
- a CDS encoding M48 family metalloprotease: MSDPIKRDARKISYFLTLLILLVVPSAILLLIMRQTLAKGNPYLYSLFTKLGLALSIFLIVVSIASFMFFFIKHRKNFVFSIREVVYSKREDIIYQPEAISLKTRVTTVFVIPLSTLLMLQLGLYHIHYLAPYTPTGFVIDTLVPFLISILVNGLVFPRIKPFRDIKPGEIKVVTIYSNAPAVASEVLTFSRNSFSKRLVILSSILPPNIVETIKAHEMEHVREHHILIRSIFYYLNWSLIITSIELTLIYLLVELYPHHFSFTINPAFVAKDGLLLISLILIYLLLLRVTESRADAAAFRAVGKDAYDHVATLTKMFKDLKKDVKPVEIFPFSHMISSFLDRVVHTSSREALRTGDALSSLAQWEIPAVFAFFGSIIEVLRLSSVNLVIFAFPLFFVGMFVVIVLVGLVFLPLTRSYGGTQKGRMNFSFLVSGLYLITDVITLTVIYNFYLALLVLVSGLVLSFLIQKSFLSDMRTAVKTFLITFAVYETINVSLFLIFLGSHLGVF, encoded by the coding sequence ATGAGTGATCCCATAAAGAGGGACGCTAGAAAGATAAGTTATTTTTTAACACTATTAATTCTATTAGTAGTTCCTTCAGCTATATTGTTACTTATAATGAGACAGACATTAGCTAAAGGAAATCCATATCTGTACTCCCTTTTTACTAAATTGGGTTTAGCTCTGTCAATATTTCTTATAGTAGTATCAATAGCCTCATTTATGTTTTTCTTTATTAAGCATCGTAAAAATTTTGTATTTTCTATTCGTGAAGTAGTTTATAGTAAGCGAGAAGATATAATTTATCAACCTGAAGCAATATCACTAAAGACCCGTGTTACTACTGTTTTTGTTATTCCTTTGTCGACTCTCTTGATGTTACAATTAGGATTATACCACATACATTATCTTGCACCTTATACTCCTACAGGATTTGTTATTGATACACTTGTTCCATTCCTAATTTCAATCCTAGTTAATGGGCTTGTGTTTCCTAGGATTAAGCCGTTTAGAGATATAAAACCTGGAGAGATAAAAGTAGTAACTATATACTCAAACGCACCAGCTGTAGCATCTGAAGTATTAACGTTTTCACGTAATTCTTTCTCTAAAAGACTTGTAATCTTAAGTAGTATTTTACCCCCTAATATCGTGGAAACTATAAAAGCTCATGAAATGGAGCATGTTAGAGAACATCACATACTTATACGTTCTATTTTCTATTATTTAAATTGGTCCTTAATAATAACGTCAATTGAATTAACTCTTATCTATTTATTAGTAGAGTTATATCCGCATCATTTTTCCTTTACTATAAATCCTGCATTTGTGGCTAAAGATGGGTTACTCTTAATAAGTTTAATTCTTATCTATTTATTATTACTAAGGGTTACTGAGTCTAGGGCTGATGCTGCAGCTTTTAGGGCTGTTGGTAAGGACGCATATGATCACGTAGCTACCTTGACTAAAATGTTTAAGGATCTAAAAAAAGATGTTAAACCCGTTGAGATATTTCCCTTTTCACACATGATTTCGTCCTTTTTAGATAGGGTTGTGCATACGTCTTCTAGGGAGGCGTTGAGGACTGGTGATGCTTTGTCTTCTTTGGCTCAATGGGAGATTCCAGCTGTTTTTGCGTTCTTTGGGTCTATAATAGAGGTTTTAAGGTTAAGTTCTGTGAATCTTGTTATTTTTGCTTTTCCATTATTTTTTGTTGGAATGTTTGTTGTTATTGTTCTTGTTGGGTTGGTTTTTCTACCTTTGACGAGAAGTTATGGTGGGACGCAGAAGGGAAGGATGAACTTCTCTTTTCTTGTTTCTGGGTTGTACTTGATAACTGATGTTATTACGCTAACTGTAATTTATAACTTTTATCTTGCCTTACTAGTCCTAGTTTCGGGACTTGTCTTATCCTTCTTGATTCAGAAATCTTTTCTTAGTGATATGAGGACTGCAGTAAAGACTTTTCTAATTACTTTCGCAGTCTATGAGACTATAAATGTTTCTCTTTTCCTTATCTTTTTAGGATCTCATCTCGGTGTTTTTTAA
- a CDS encoding ABC transporter permease, producing the protein MENKKRTYLFKIISNKEFASIFTLLVLWILFYILNPSFLSLNNLSVLFTVIPIYGITVLGVTILMIAGEFDLSVAATFALVPLVIQALTADGLTAPVAIIIGLLFAAFIGFLNGIITLKSGIPSFIVTLGTLFVWLGIALQISGGQPHPFILPSITTRILSGNIAFNGLINSQLIWLIIFGVLFYLMLERHKWGNWIYATGGNKDAARAMGIKVDYVKLGLFILCAVLAGFSGIMESSLYGQVIANQGGNLELDAIAAAVIGGTSLFGGEGSILGGIIGTIIIWSIENGLILAGVSSYVYETLIGALIIVVVIVHRYTKKIAKNIRLGELNE; encoded by the coding sequence ATGGAAAATAAAAAGCGAACTTATCTTTTTAAAATAATATCTAACAAAGAATTTGCATCAATTTTCACTCTTTTAGTATTATGGATATTATTCTATATATTAAACCCATCTTTTTTAAGCCTGAATAACCTTAGTGTATTATTTACTGTAATACCTATATATGGTATAACTGTATTGGGAGTTACCATACTGATGATAGCAGGAGAGTTTGACTTATCAGTGGCTGCTACTTTTGCATTAGTCCCTTTAGTAATTCAGGCATTAACGGCTGATGGTTTAACTGCACCAGTAGCAATTATTATAGGGTTACTTTTTGCTGCCTTTATAGGCTTTCTAAACGGAATAATAACTCTAAAGAGTGGAATTCCGTCTTTCATAGTTACTCTGGGGACGCTTTTTGTATGGCTAGGTATAGCTCTTCAAATATCTGGAGGGCAACCCCATCCCTTTATATTACCTTCAATCACTACAAGAATTTTATCTGGTAATATTGCCTTTAATGGATTAATTAACTCACAATTAATATGGCTTATAATATTTGGAGTATTATTTTACTTAATGTTGGAGAGACATAAATGGGGTAATTGGATATATGCTACTGGTGGTAATAAAGATGCAGCGAGAGCTATGGGGATTAAAGTAGATTATGTAAAGTTAGGATTATTTATATTATGTGCAGTTTTGGCTGGATTCTCAGGAATAATGGAAAGTAGTTTGTATGGTCAAGTAATAGCTAATCAAGGAGGGAATTTGGAATTAGATGCAATAGCTGCTGCAGTAATAGGAGGTACCTCACTATTTGGAGGTGAAGGTAGCATTTTAGGAGGTATAATAGGAACTATCATAATATGGAGCATAGAAAACGGCTTAATATTAGCTGGAGTATCATCATATGTGTATGAGACTTTAATTGGTGCCCTAATAATAGTAGTAGTAATAGTCCATAGATATACTAAGAAAATAGCCAAAAATATTAGACTAGGTGAGTTAAATGAGTGA
- a CDS encoding SDR family NAD(P)-dependent oxidoreductase → MMDFKGKVVLVTGSSSGIGRSTVEVFAKLNASVIGADINNEWGKELEDELRSKGLDFTNFNADVGKIEDLKKAIDYVNEKYGKLDVLVNNAGVAEWKYFEELTYEDCERVIRVNLFPVIFLTKYALPLFKKSQNASIINVGSVTAERGEDNLLCYAASKGGVHAITISLARVLAKYNIRVNAVIPGPIDTPINWVRTRGPEKEKWEQWIKQVVLLGRWGKPEEVASVIAFLASDLASFVTGSLVVVDGGYLIR, encoded by the coding sequence ATGATGGATTTTAAAGGTAAAGTTGTTTTAGTAACTGGCTCTTCTTCTGGAATAGGAAGGTCAACTGTTGAGGTATTCGCCAAGCTTAATGCAAGTGTTATTGGAGCCGATATAAATAATGAATGGGGTAAGGAATTAGAGGATGAATTAAGAAGTAAAGGACTAGATTTTACTAATTTTAACGCAGATGTTGGTAAAATAGAGGATTTAAAAAAAGCGATAGATTATGTTAATGAAAAATATGGTAAATTAGACGTTTTGGTTAATAATGCTGGTGTTGCAGAATGGAAATACTTTGAAGAATTAACATATGAAGATTGCGAAAGAGTTATTAGGGTTAATCTTTTCCCTGTAATTTTTCTAACAAAATATGCCTTGCCACTTTTTAAAAAATCTCAAAATGCGAGTATTATAAACGTTGGTTCAGTTACAGCTGAGAGAGGCGAAGATAATTTATTATGTTATGCTGCTAGCAAAGGTGGAGTTCATGCTATTACCATATCTTTAGCTAGAGTTTTGGCTAAATATAATATACGTGTAAACGCTGTGATACCTGGACCAATTGATACTCCTATTAATTGGGTGAGGACTAGAGGCCCAGAAAAAGAAAAGTGGGAACAGTGGATTAAGCAAGTAGTTCTCTTAGGTAGATGGGGTAAACCTGAAGAAGTAGCATCTGTTATAGCCTTTCTCGCCTCAGATTTAGCATCATTTGTAACAGGATCGTTGGTGGTAGTAGATGGAGGATACTTAATAAGGTGA
- a CDS encoding nucleotidyltransferase domain-containing protein, with protein MSDAWKQSSLFSDLLEIYKKEENQFKEYVSYLCERDYMVILFGSRARGDYKIYSDYDLLIVGEEMPKFPPTDAIEIHFVKKEKLEDKIREFNTIVIDAFYEGKLLCDKLNIYEDNKRKVLERVRGLKKIKDGWVREGY; from the coding sequence GTGTCAGATGCATGGAAACAATCCTCTCTATTTTCTGATTTATTAGAAATATACAAAAAGGAGGAGAATCAATTCAAAGAATACGTTTCCTATTTATGTGAAAGAGATTATATGGTAATACTCTTCGGTTCTAGAGCTAGAGGAGATTATAAAATTTACAGTGATTATGATCTTTTGATTGTAGGTGAAGAAATGCCAAAATTCCCACCAACTGATGCAATAGAAATTCACTTCGTTAAGAAGGAGAAACTGGAAGATAAAATACGTGAGTTCAATACAATTGTTATTGACGCTTTTTATGAAGGTAAGTTACTCTGCGATAAACTTAACATTTATGAAGATAATAAGAGAAAAGTTCTTGAAAGAGTTAGGGGACTTAAGAAAATTAAAGATGGATGGGTTAGAGAAGGCTATTAG
- a CDS encoding MaoC/PaaZ C-terminal domain-containing protein yields MEYKVGYKFTTKRRTITDTDIILFAGLTGDLHPAHLDDIYAKNSIFGKRVAHGFLILSILQGLLAQHKIIEDIIALLGINNVKFKSPVFVGDTIWSECEIIDSRESKSKSGNLIVTIHCLGKKQDNSMVLEYDVVELMKS; encoded by the coding sequence GTGGAATATAAGGTAGGGTATAAGTTTACTACTAAAAGAAGGACCATCACTGATACCGATATTATATTATTTGCAGGTCTAACAGGTGATTTGCATCCGGCACATTTGGATGATATTTATGCAAAAAATTCAATATTTGGTAAAAGAGTTGCGCATGGTTTCTTAATCCTTTCTATTCTTCAAGGTTTGCTAGCTCAACATAAAATAATTGAAGATATAATAGCATTACTAGGAATAAATAATGTTAAGTTTAAGTCTCCAGTTTTCGTAGGAGATACAATATGGTCTGAATGCGAAATAATAGATAGTAGGGAGAGTAAGAGTAAATCTGGAAATTTAATAGTTACAATTCATTGCTTAGGAAAAAAACAAGATAATAGTATGGTGCTGGAATATGATGTAGTAGAACTAATGAAGAGCTAA
- a CDS encoding MBL fold metallo-hydrolase, translated as MIEIKEVDKGVKLIATEYHDVDLNMLYVEKGNYLLDTSTSIQIKQIIDKLGLIPKNAVISHAHLDHAGGSGYLAGQGVNVIAHKISASLLSDQYNGIYSFFPKRYIKWIGEEESLKFINLIKEELGEPKIISTELPSSSIKCFEAFGHVAGAIICEVNGIFFTGDEIQGSGIKGRAETDSIPQISSINDYLLTVYKLIKMKPEIIIPAHNYLPANKRIIDGSDVERFLYTSLESVLKLLVIAESILDKPSTLGEFAQRLLNEYGIKRKIYPQALITAEAIIKYFGKRIIKTKEGEAILYSITK; from the coding sequence ATGATTGAGATAAAGGAGGTAGATAAAGGAGTTAAATTAATAGCAACTGAGTATCATGACGTAGATCTTAATATGCTATATGTTGAGAAAGGTAATTATCTTTTAGACACCTCTACCTCAATACAAATTAAACAGATAATAGATAAGTTAGGGCTAATACCTAAGAACGCAGTCATTTCACATGCTCATTTAGATCATGCAGGAGGTTCAGGATATTTAGCTGGACAGGGAGTTAACGTAATTGCTCATAAAATAAGTGCATCACTTTTGTCTGATCAGTATAATGGTATTTATAGTTTCTTTCCTAAGAGATATATAAAATGGATTGGAGAAGAGGAAAGCCTAAAATTTATAAATCTAATTAAGGAAGAATTAGGAGAACCCAAGATTATTAGTACGGAATTACCAAGTTCTTCAATTAAGTGCTTTGAGGCTTTTGGTCACGTAGCTGGAGCTATAATATGCGAAGTTAACGGTATATTTTTTACGGGTGACGAAATCCAAGGCAGTGGCATAAAAGGTAGAGCAGAAACCGATTCTATACCTCAAATCTCCTCTATAAACGATTATCTGTTAACTGTATACAAATTAATTAAAATGAAGCCAGAAATTATTATACCGGCTCACAACTATCTTCCAGCTAATAAGAGAATCATAGACGGTTCAGATGTGGAAAGGTTCTTATATACTTCCTTAGAATCAGTATTAAAACTGTTAGTTATAGCCGAATCCATCCTTGATAAGCCTTCTACTTTAGGGGAGTTTGCTCAAAGGTTATTAAATGAATACGGAATAAAGCGTAAGATTTATCCCCAAGCGTTAATTACAGCGGAAGCAATAATTAAATACTTTGGCAAAAGAATTATAAAAACAAAAGAAGGTGAAGCAATTTTATATTCAATAACAAAATAA
- a CDS encoding plastocyanin/azurin family copper-binding protein, which yields MNRLFIILIVLAVVVAGVISYAYYMVYLPQQYQQYSANYYNQQLQNMGYYGGMMGGGMMGGGGAYHMMGYYGGYEVMYESTVPISQAISMMRNVPSYAKVFPNNDSIIFTSKDITIVILSMGHKRAINLTGYTPPSYAQHNVFVIYGLINPTLIIPSGASVRFVLINLDAGDYHNVAITPVSPPYPYYVMMYIRMNVLGMSPLLPPANYNSGQAYEFSFTTTFYQPGTYYYLCEYPGHAEMGMYGKIIVV from the coding sequence ATGAATCGGTTATTTATAATATTAATTGTCTTAGCTGTTGTGGTTGCTGGAGTAATTTCATATGCTTACTACATGGTTTATCTACCGCAGCAATATCAACAATACTCTGCAAACTACTATAATCAACAATTACAGAATATGGGATATTATGGTGGAATGATGGGTGGAGGGATGATGGGAGGTGGAGGAGCGTATCACATGATGGGTTATTATGGCGGATATGAAGTGATGTATGAAAGTACAGTACCTATATCTCAAGCAATATCTATGATGAGAAATGTTCCTTCATACGCAAAGGTATTTCCTAATAACGATAGTATAATCTTTACATCAAAAGATATTACAATAGTTATTTTATCAATGGGACATAAAAGAGCTATAAACCTAACTGGTTATACTCCTCCTTCTTATGCTCAACATAATGTTTTCGTAATTTATGGTTTAATAAATCCCACATTAATAATACCTTCTGGTGCTTCAGTCCGTTTTGTGTTAATAAATCTTGATGCCGGTGATTATCACAATGTTGCAATAACTCCAGTTTCTCCTCCTTATCCATATTATGTTATGATGTATATAAGAATGAATGTATTGGGAATGTCTCCCTTATTACCTCCAGCTAATTATAACTCTGGTCAGGCTTATGAGTTCAGTTTTACTACTACATTTTATCAACCTGGAACTTACTATTATTTATGTGAATATCCAGGACACGCTGAAATGGGAATGTACGGAAAAATAATAGTGGTGTAG
- a CDS encoding CaiB/BaiF CoA-transferase family protein, with amino-acid sequence MQKGALDGIRVLELGLYLNGPYIGRLLAELGAEVIKIEPPWGDPMRNSPPFINGDSLHSIYYNVNKKFITLNLKTDKGRELFLQLITKSDIVISNFRPETLEKLKIGYKDLVKINPRIILVSSTGYGYNSPYKDLPAFDPIVQALSGLMDSTGYPDRPTRAGMALLDFVTAAYAVIAVLAALIYRDKTGKGQFIDMSMYDVSLTLSMQSLTYLFLGHHPRVGPTSLVFSPEYLYKAKDGYVYVIIPTDEAWRNLAKKMGREDLINNPKYKTIADRIAYRDEINKIVQDYFKNLTKDEIVKLVIDCGGAAAPVRELKEQFEDPHVKDRNMFVEFLLNGNKIIVPGSPFKMSETPGVIKWPGLPKGYHNEEVYRELLGLSKDEIEKLKREDVI; translated from the coding sequence ATGCAAAAAGGAGCTCTTGATGGCATTAGAGTCTTAGAGCTGGGATTATATCTTAACGGACCTTATATAGGCAGATTATTAGCAGAACTAGGAGCTGAAGTGATAAAGATTGAGCCACCATGGGGCGACCCAATGCGAAATTCACCACCTTTCATTAATGGTGATAGTTTACATTCAATTTATTATAATGTAAATAAAAAGTTCATAACATTAAATCTAAAAACAGATAAAGGAAGAGAATTATTTTTACAATTAATAACGAAGAGTGATATTGTAATCAGTAATTTTAGACCGGAAACTTTAGAGAAATTAAAAATAGGATACAAAGATTTGGTAAAGATTAATCCTAGAATAATTTTGGTTTCTTCAACTGGATATGGATATAATAGTCCATATAAGGACTTACCAGCTTTTGATCCTATAGTTCAAGCGTTAAGTGGATTAATGGATTCTACAGGATATCCAGATAGACCCACTAGAGCCGGTATGGCGTTATTGGATTTCGTTACAGCAGCTTATGCAGTTATTGCCGTTTTAGCAGCGTTAATATATAGGGATAAAACTGGAAAAGGTCAGTTCATAGATATGAGTATGTATGACGTATCTTTAACACTTTCAATGCAGTCCTTAACTTACCTATTTTTAGGTCATCATCCTAGAGTTGGTCCTACAAGTTTAGTGTTTTCTCCAGAATATCTATATAAGGCTAAGGATGGTTATGTATATGTGATAATTCCCACGGATGAGGCATGGAGGAATTTAGCTAAAAAAATGGGAAGAGAAGACCTAATTAATAATCCTAAATATAAGACTATTGCAGATAGGATTGCTTATAGAGATGAAATAAATAAAATAGTTCAAGATTACTTCAAAAATTTAACTAAGGATGAAATAGTGAAACTTGTGATAGATTGTGGTGGTGCTGCAGCTCCTGTTAGGGAATTAAAAGAGCAATTTGAGGATCCTCATGTTAAAGATAGAAATATGTTTGTAGAGTTTTTACTTAATGGGAATAAAATAATTGTACCTGGCTCACCTTTCAAGATGAGCGAAACCCCTGGAGTAATTAAATGGCCTGGACTACCTAAAGGCTATCATAATGAAGAAGTGTATCGTGAATTACTTGGCTTATCTAAAGATGAGATAGAGAAACTAAAAAGAGAAGACGTGATTTAA
- a CDS encoding ATP-binding cassette domain-containing protein, whose amino-acid sequence MSEKTIPVVKMIDIHKWFGNLHALRGVDLEINKGEVIGLVGDNGAGKSTLMKILAGYHKPDRGEIYVEGTKVEFNSPHEARDIGIEMMYQDLSLINSMNIIRNFFLGREITGKFGFLKFNKMKEEARSAISDIGLKIPNLDLRADELSGGQRQGLAFARAYYFKKKVLILDEPTNNLSVKETNKVLSFIRSLKELNISVIFVTHNLFHVHEASDRIVVISRGRKIGDFLKSEISVTELASLITHGS is encoded by the coding sequence ATGAGTGAGAAAACTATACCAGTAGTAAAAATGATTGATATTCATAAATGGTTTGGTAATTTGCATGCATTAAGAGGTGTTGATTTAGAAATAAATAAAGGAGAAGTAATAGGACTTGTGGGCGATAACGGTGCTGGAAAATCTACTTTAATGAAGATCTTAGCAGGATATCATAAACCAGATAGGGGAGAGATATACGTGGAAGGAACGAAGGTTGAATTTAATTCTCCTCATGAGGCTAGGGACATTGGAATAGAGATGATGTATCAAGATCTAAGTCTTATAAATAGTATGAATATTATAAGAAATTTCTTTTTAGGTAGAGAAATAACTGGTAAATTCGGTTTTTTAAAATTTAACAAGATGAAAGAAGAGGCGAGAAGTGCTATAAGCGATATAGGATTAAAAATTCCAAATTTAGATTTAAGGGCTGATGAACTCTCTGGAGGACAAAGACAAGGATTGGCCTTTGCTAGAGCGTATTATTTCAAGAAAAAAGTCTTAATACTGGATGAACCTACTAATAATTTGTCAGTTAAAGAAACAAATAAGGTATTAAGTTTCATTAGATCATTAAAAGAATTAAATATATCAGTAATTTTCGTTACTCATAATTTATTCCACGTCCACGAAGCATCTGATAGAATAGTAGTAATTTCCAGAGGTAGAAAAATAGGCGACTTTCTAAAATCAGAGATCTCTGTCACCGAATTAGCATCATTAATAACACACGGAAGCTAG
- a CDS encoding substrate-binding domain-containing protein encodes MVNKDRRNFIIGMAGLGALAAAGWGVAGWSLTRPVKVVKSIAQPTFGQGIKIIFNGHWGPENVFGNVVEKGFYDACNLIGTECTMYRPANGSSDVSEIISNLQTAISQHPDVLIATDIYTSVQPYLHQASQEGIIVILVNVDAPTETDFEYTGAIAYIGQDLVKAGYTQAQALSNYFPSGSHVVVINEGPGQVWAEQRDEGIKEFLKQYGCTWDVIESSFDLSQVESQITAYLEAHPDTKAILSNGYGGAVVMDVFPKLGISPGQMPVATFDITPQVLNAILAGYVTLTIDQQPYLQGFLPVIQGALVKKYDFSGWNVNTGNYVITKQIAEEVEPLVKEGVFY; translated from the coding sequence ATGGTAAATAAAGATAGACGTAATTTTATCATAGGAATGGCTGGTTTAGGTGCATTAGCTGCTGCAGGTTGGGGAGTAGCTGGTTGGTCATTGACACGCCCGGTTAAAGTTGTCAAATCTATAGCTCAACCTACTTTTGGGCAAGGAATTAAAATAATATTTAATGGTCATTGGGGTCCTGAGAATGTATTCGGAAATGTAGTTGAAAAAGGATTTTACGACGCATGTAACCTAATAGGAACAGAGTGCACGATGTACAGACCAGCTAATGGTTCTAGTGATGTATCAGAAATAATATCAAACCTACAGACTGCAATTAGTCAGCATCCAGATGTATTAATTGCTACTGATATATACACAAGCGTTCAGCCTTATTTACATCAGGCGTCACAAGAAGGAATCATTGTAATATTAGTTAACGTAGATGCTCCGACAGAAACAGACTTCGAATATACTGGTGCTATAGCATATATAGGTCAAGATTTGGTCAAAGCAGGGTATACTCAAGCTCAAGCATTGAGCAATTATTTCCCATCTGGCAGTCATGTAGTAGTAATAAATGAAGGACCTGGTCAAGTATGGGCCGAACAGAGAGATGAGGGTATAAAAGAATTTCTTAAGCAATACGGTTGTACTTGGGATGTAATAGAGTCAAGCTTTGACTTATCTCAAGTTGAATCACAAATAACCGCGTATTTAGAGGCCCATCCAGACACTAAAGCTATACTTAGTAATGGATATGGAGGAGCTGTTGTTATGGATGTATTTCCTAAATTAGGTATTTCGCCCGGTCAGATGCCTGTAGCTACATTTGATATAACTCCTCAAGTATTAAATGCAATACTAGCTGGATATGTTACATTAACTATTGATCAACAGCCTTACCTACAAGGATTTTTACCAGTAATTCAAGGCGCACTAGTGAAAAAATATGACTTTAGTGGCTGGAATGTTAATACGGGTAATTATGTAATAACTAAACAGATAGCAGAAGAAGTGGAACCCTTAGTTAAGGAAGGAGTATTCTATTAA